The bacterium genomic interval GGGCGTGGTCACGGACCACGTGACCGTGGGCCTGACGTGGACGCCGTCGCCGAATCAGGAACTGACGGTAGCCTACATGCACGCGTTTGCGAACTCGGTCACTGGCCCGATCCCCGCCGCGTTCGGCGGCGGCACCGCGAACATCAACCTGAGCGAGGACTCGCTCGGCGTCGCGTACCGTTGGAGGTTTTGAGCATGGGACGCTTGTCGACAACTGAGAAGGCGAACACGCTGGTTCAAGTGGACGACGAGGTGCGGTTAGAGCACGAGGCTCTGGTGGCGCGGCTCCGCCGAGTGGAAGGACAGATCCGCGGGCTGCAGCGCCTGCTGGAGGAGGGGGCCTCGTGCGAGGTCGTGGCCCAGCAGCTTTTTGCGGCGAAGGCGGCACTGGAAAAGATCGGCGTCCGCCTGTTCGTGGCGAACATGCGGAGCTGTCTGTCCCGGGACCTCGCTGGAGATACCAACGCTCGGCGTGCGTTGGACCGGATTACGGAGGTGTTTGCGCGGCTCGCGTGACGTGACGATTCCGCCCACCAATCAAGCGTGGGCGCGGTCGCTGGGCATTGGGGGCGCCGGCTTTGTTCGGGTCGCCCGGATCGCGGAGAAAGGACGCGCAGGGGTGGCCGTCACGGTTGCATCCTTGCCTGCTCTATCCGATCGCTTCGGCTTTGTGACCCTCAACCAGTTTCAGAATCGTCGCCCAGTTCCTCGTGGTGATATCCTTGCCGAATTGCTTCTCTAGAAATGTCATAAGATCGGGGGTGCCGGTGTCGGGGGAAAGGGTGACAGCGCTGCATATCTCTCGATCTGAAACAGAGACAATGGCAAAGTCTTTGTCGGGCGATCTATACGGGGTCTTGAGCGC includes:
- a CDS encoding metal-sensitive transcriptional regulator, translated to MGRLSTTEKANTLVQVDDEVRLEHEALVARLRRVEGQIRGLQRLLEEGASCEVVAQQLFAAKAALEKIGVRLFVANMRSCLSRDLAGDTNARRALDRITEVFARLA